One window of the Acinetobacter equi genome contains the following:
- a CDS encoding YadA-like family protein, which produces MPNIGAGQFAVFGGAGHYKGESAGCCVASVFADGRTSVSAAVGFSGGNEVGGRLGVAYLAVNNIYS; this is translated from the coding sequence ATTCCTAATATTGGTGCAGGTCAATTTGCTGTATTTGGTGGCGCTGGTCATTATAAAGGTGAAAGTGCTGGGTGCTGTGTTGCAAGTGTATTTGCAGATGGTCGTACTTCTGTAAGTGCTGCTGTAGGTTTCTCTGGCGGTAATGAAGTTGGTGGTCGTCTAGGTGTTGCTTATTTGGCGGTAAATAATATTTACAGTTAA